The sequence CTTTGAATGACGCTATCCGCCGTAAATACATCTTTAAGTAATGATGCGCCTTCGATTACGGCGCCGTATAAATCGGTCGACGAATATCCCGTTTGATACCGCTGAATGCTTCTCAGAAGCGAATCGGTGTCGCTTGTATAATTTGCAAGCTTTTCTGTTTGTTCGGAAAATTGTAAAATGGCTATTTCCTGCTCGGCATACTTATTCGAAATAAATTCGGAAGCGGCTCTTCTTACCTCGTCGATATTATCTTTCAGACTCGTGCTATTGTCCAGAAGCAAAACCGTTCGCAATTTATAATTGATTCCCTCCTTTTTAATTACTGACAGCTGAGATTCAGACGGCGAAAGCGGCTCGCCGTCTTCGAACACTTCGAAATCGGACGGCTGCAAATCGGTAACTCCCTTGCCGGCGAGGTCGAGCGCCTGCAGCAATATGCGAACGTCGCTGGGCTCGGCAGTCTCTATTTTATACAGCTTCAAAACGTAGCCGGCGGCTGTGTTCTGACCGGCTGCAGTCGTAGTAAAACTCCATATCGGTCCGGCAATTTTGGAACCGTCGTTGAAGTATGCAATTACCTGCCAGTAATATGTAGTAGAAGGTTTGAGATTTGTCAAAAGATAAGAAGGTTCGCTCAAACTGTCCGCGTAAATTATATTCGGCGGATATGATTCTCCGAAATATAAATCGTATCTGACGGCCGCCTCCGCCTGCCATTTCAAAGCGACAACGGTCGACACGCCGGTTATGTTGTTTTCCGGGCTTGGCGAATGCGGCGCATTTGCATCGTCAATGGAAGGTTCGGTTCCGGCTTCCTTGT comes from Melioribacter roseus P3M-2 and encodes:
- a CDS encoding VWA domain-containing protein; amino-acid sequence: MIIALAFMSGCQFDKEAGTEPSIDDANAPHSPSPENNITGVSTVVALKWQAEAAVRYDLYFGESYPPNIIYADSLSEPSYLLTNLKPSTTYYWQVIAYFNDGSKIAGPIWSFTTTAAGQNTAAGYVLKLYKIETAEPSDVRILLQALDLAGKGVTDLQPSDFEVFEDGEPLSPSESQLSVIKKEGINYKLRTVLLLDNSTSLKDNIDEVRRAASEFISNKYAEQEIAILQFSEQTEKLANYTSDTDSLLRSIQRYQTGYSSTDLYGAVIEGASLLKDVFTADSVIQSFMILFTDGRDTQGSHSLSEAVNSVYNKIVFAVGLGQEIQPAVLNSIGTAGYYPISRVSELNSKFEQIKSEVDKFANSFYLISYKSPKRGDKIHTLMVRIKNNSYNGDGSFVLGTFNSRGFYSK